A DNA window from Citrobacter tructae contains the following coding sequences:
- the tdcC gene encoding threonine/serine transporter TdcC encodes MSTTDSIVSSQTKQSSWRKSDTTWTLGLFGTAIGAGVLFFPIRAGFGGLIPILLMLVLAYPIAFYCHRALARLCLSGSNPSGNITETVEEHFGKTGGVVITFLYFFAICPLLWIYGVTITNTFMTFWENQLQMPALNRGFVALFLLLLMAFVIYFGKDLMVKVMSFLVWPFIASLVLISLSLIPYWNSAVIQQVDLSNIALTGHDGILVTVWLGISIMVFSFNFSPIVSSFVVSKREEYEKDFGREFTEQKCSKIISRASMLMVAVVMFFAFSCLFTLSPANMAEAKAQNIPVLSYLANHFASLSGTKSTFATVLEYGASIIALVAIFKSFFGHYLGTLEGLNGLVLKFGYKGDKNKVSVGKLNTISMIFIMGSTWVVAYANPNILDLIEAMGAPIIASLLCLLPMYAIRKAPSLAKYRGRLDNVFVTAIGLLTILNIVYKLF; translated from the coding sequence ATGAGTACTACTGATAGCATTGTATCCAGCCAGACAAAACAATCGTCCTGGCGCAAATCGGACACCACCTGGACACTGGGTTTATTTGGTACAGCCATCGGCGCCGGGGTGTTGTTCTTCCCTATCCGCGCAGGCTTTGGCGGGCTGATCCCCATTCTGTTGATGTTGGTGTTAGCGTACCCCATCGCGTTCTATTGCCACCGTGCACTGGCGCGCCTGTGTCTGTCCGGTTCTAACCCTTCCGGAAACATCACAGAAACGGTTGAAGAGCACTTTGGTAAAACGGGCGGTGTGGTCATCACGTTCCTTTACTTCTTTGCGATTTGCCCGCTACTGTGGATTTATGGCGTAACCATTACCAACACCTTTATGACCTTCTGGGAAAACCAGTTGCAGATGCCAGCGCTTAACCGTGGCTTCGTGGCACTGTTCCTGCTGCTGTTGATGGCATTCGTCATCTACTTCGGTAAAGATCTGATGGTTAAAGTGATGAGCTTCCTGGTATGGCCGTTCATTGCCAGCCTGGTGCTTATCTCTCTGTCCCTGATCCCTTACTGGAACTCAGCGGTTATCCAGCAGGTGGATCTCAGCAATATAGCGTTGACCGGGCATGACGGTATTCTGGTCACCGTATGGCTGGGTATTTCCATCATGGTGTTCTCCTTCAACTTCTCGCCGATTGTTTCCTCCTTCGTGGTTTCTAAACGTGAAGAGTATGAGAAAGATTTTGGTCGCGAGTTCACCGAGCAGAAATGTTCCAAGATTATCTCTCGCGCCAGTATGCTGATGGTTGCAGTGGTCATGTTCTTCGCCTTTAGCTGCCTGTTTACGCTGTCTCCGGCAAACATGGCCGAAGCCAAAGCACAGAACATTCCGGTACTTTCTTACCTGGCGAACCACTTTGCTTCACTGTCCGGCACTAAATCGACCTTCGCGACCGTTCTGGAATACGGTGCGTCTATCATCGCACTGGTCGCTATCTTCAAATCTTTCTTCGGCCACTATCTGGGCACGCTGGAAGGTCTGAACGGTCTGGTCCTGAAGTTTGGTTATAAAGGCGATAAGAACAAAGTCTCCGTTGGCAAACTTAACACCATCAGCATGATCTTCATCATGGGGTCTACTTGGGTTGTGGCTTACGCCAACCCGAATATTCTGGACCTGATTGAAGCGATGGGCGCGCCAATTATCGCCTCACTGCTCTGCCTGCTGCCGATGTATGCCATCCGTAAAGCGCCGTCACTGGCAAAATACCGTGGCCGTCTGGATAACGTGTTTGTTACTGCGATTGGTCTGCTGACTATCCTGAACATCGTCTACAAACTGTTTTAA
- the tdcG gene encoding L-serine ammonia-lyase: MISAFDIFKIGIGPSSSHTVGPMNAGKSFIDQLDSSGELHQTTRIVVDLYGSLSLTGKGHATDVAIMMGLAGNSPQNVNIDSIAGFTQEVARTGRLPVAEGTHIVDFPPAENILFHSETLPRHENGMRITAYNGENTLLSKTYYSVGGGFIVEEEHFGQVHDVEAHVPYNFHSASELLKLCERNGLSVSGLMMQNELAMRSKEDIDAGFAAIWDVMLAGIERGMNTEGVLPGPLNVPRRAVALRRLLVSSDNLSSDPMNVIDWINMFALAVSEENAAGCRVVTAPTNGACGIIPAVLAYYDKFRRPVNANSIARYLLAAGAIGALYKMNASISGAEVGCQGEIGVACSMAAAGLTELLGGSPAQVCIAAEIAMEHNLGLTCDPVAGQVQIPCIERNAINAVKAVNAARMALRRTSEPRVSLDKVIETMYETGKDMNDKYRETSRGGLAIKVVCT, encoded by the coding sequence ATGATTAGCGCATTCGATATTTTTAAGATTGGCATTGGACCTTCCAGCTCCCATACCGTGGGGCCAATGAACGCCGGTAAAAGCTTTATCGACCAACTGGACAGTAGCGGAGAATTGCACCAGACCACGCGCATTGTGGTCGATCTGTATGGATCGCTTTCCCTGACCGGAAAAGGTCATGCGACCGATGTCGCCATCATGATGGGACTGGCAGGCAACAGTCCGCAAAACGTGAATATTGATTCCATTGCGGGTTTTACCCAGGAAGTGGCCCGAACCGGACGTTTACCGGTGGCAGAGGGCACGCATATCGTTGATTTCCCTCCTGCTGAGAACATTCTCTTCCATAGCGAAACGCTTCCGCGCCATGAAAATGGTATGCGCATCACCGCGTACAATGGCGAGAATACGCTGTTAAGTAAAACCTATTACTCTGTCGGTGGTGGTTTTATCGTTGAAGAGGAGCATTTTGGTCAGGTGCACGACGTTGAAGCGCATGTACCGTACAACTTCCATTCTGCCAGCGAGCTGCTGAAACTGTGCGAGCGAAACGGGCTTTCTGTTTCCGGCCTGATGATGCAAAACGAGCTGGCAATGCGCAGTAAAGAAGACATTGATGCTGGCTTTGCGGCTATCTGGGATGTCATGCTCGCCGGTATTGAGCGCGGTATGAACACCGAAGGCGTCCTGCCTGGTCCTCTTAACGTTCCACGTCGCGCCGTGGCGTTACGCCGTTTGCTGGTTTCCAGCGATAACCTTTCCAGCGACCCGATGAACGTCATCGACTGGATCAATATGTTCGCGCTGGCCGTGAGCGAAGAAAACGCCGCCGGATGCCGGGTTGTTACTGCCCCGACAAATGGCGCATGTGGCATTATCCCCGCCGTGCTGGCCTATTATGATAAGTTCCGCCGCCCGGTGAATGCGAACTCCATCGCCCGTTATTTACTGGCTGCGGGGGCGATTGGCGCGCTGTATAAGATGAATGCGTCTATCTCTGGTGCTGAAGTGGGCTGCCAGGGCGAGATTGGCGTGGCCTGTTCCATGGCTGCAGCCGGACTGACAGAACTGCTCGGCGGTAGCCCGGCGCAGGTCTGTATTGCCGCTGAAATCGCCATGGAGCATAACCTGGGGCTAACCTGCGATCCGGTCGCGGGACAGGTGCAAATTCCGTGTATTGAACGTAATGCGATTAACGCAGTAAAAGCGGTTAATGCCGCGCGTATGGCGCTGCGCCGCACGTCAGAGCCAAGAGTCTCGCTCGATAAAGTGATCGAAACCATGTACGAAACCGGCAAAGACATGAACGACAAATACCGTGAAACCTCGCGCGGTGGCCTGGCGATTAAAGTGGTTTGTACCTGA
- a CDS encoding enamine/imine deaminase encodes MRKVIATECAPGAIGPYVQGVDLGSMVLTSGQIPVCPQTGEVAEHVSDQARQSLENVKAIVESAGLKVNDIVKTTVFVADLNDFATINQVYQQFFDEHEAIYPARSCVQVARLPKDVKLEIEAIAVRGDTV; translated from the coding sequence ATGAGAAAAGTTATTGCAACCGAATGTGCGCCAGGGGCCATTGGACCTTACGTACAGGGTGTGGATCTGGGCAGCATGGTGCTGACCTCAGGTCAAATCCCGGTGTGTCCGCAGACCGGCGAAGTGGCAGAACACGTGTCCGATCAGGCGCGTCAGAGCCTGGAAAATGTGAAAGCGATCGTCGAGTCCGCTGGTTTAAAAGTGAACGATATCGTGAAGACCACCGTTTTCGTGGCCGATCTGAACGATTTCGCCACCATTAATCAGGTGTATCAGCAGTTCTTTGATGAGCACGAAGCAATCTACCCGGCACGCAGTTGTGTACAGGTTGCCCGTTTGCCGAAGGATGTGAAGCTGGAGATTGAAGCCATCGCCGTTCGCGGCGACACGGTGTAA
- the tdcA gene encoding transcriptional regulator TdcA yields MNTFSLPKTQHLVVFQEVIRSGSIGSAAKELGLTQPAVSKIINDVEAYFGIELVVRKNTGVTLTQAGQVMLSWSESITREMKNMVDEMNSMTSNAVVDVSFGFPSLIAFTIMSGMIKKFKEVFPKAQVSMYEAQLSSFLPAVRDGRLDFAIGTLSDEMKLHDLHVEPLFESEFILVASKSRTRTGITSLSALKNEQWVLPQTNMGYYSELLTTLQNNGISSENIVKTDSVVTIYNLVLNADFLTVIPCDMTTPFGSNQFITIPVEETLPVARYAAVWSKNYRIKKAASILVELAKEYSSYNCQRRKQLIEVE; encoded by the coding sequence ATGAATACTTTTTCTCTCCCTAAAACACAGCACTTAGTGGTCTTTCAGGAAGTCATTAGAAGTGGTTCTATCGGCTCGGCTGCAAAAGAATTAGGATTAACTCAACCCGCTGTCAGCAAAATCATTAATGATGTTGAGGCTTATTTTGGCATTGAGTTAGTGGTACGTAAAAATACGGGTGTCACATTGACCCAGGCAGGTCAGGTGATGCTCTCATGGTCTGAATCTATCACCCGCGAAATGAAAAATATGGTTGATGAGATGAATAGCATGACGAGCAACGCGGTTGTGGATGTGTCGTTTGGCTTCCCCTCACTGATCGCCTTCACCATCATGTCCGGCATGATTAAGAAGTTTAAAGAGGTGTTTCCGAAAGCACAGGTTTCGATGTATGAAGCTCAGCTCTCCTCTTTCTTGCCTGCGGTTCGTGACGGGCGTCTGGACTTCGCCATCGGCACGCTCAGTGATGAGATGAAACTGCACGACCTGCATGTGGAACCGCTGTTTGAGTCAGAGTTCATTCTGGTCGCCAGTAAGTCCCGAACACGCACCGGCATCACCTCGCTGAGCGCGTTGAAAAACGAACAGTGGGTGTTGCCACAAACGAATATGGGTTACTACAGCGAGCTTCTTACCACGTTACAAAATAATGGCATCAGCAGTGAAAACATCGTTAAAACAGACTCGGTCGTCACGATTTATAATCTTGTTCTCAATGCTGATTTCTTAACAGTAATTCCCTGCGATATGACCACACCATTTGGTTCAAACCAGTTTATTACTATCCCGGTAGAAGAGACCTTACCGGTTGCGCGTTATGCTGCCGTATGGTCTAAAAATTATCGAATAAAAAAAGCAGCATCTATTTTGGTGGAATTAGCCAAAGAATATTCATCATATAATTGTCAACGACGAAAGCAGTTAATTGAAGTTGAGTAA
- the tdcE gene encoding 2-ketobutyrate formate-lyase/pyruvate formate-lyase codes for MKVNIDTSDMLYADAWLGFKGTDWKEEINVRDFIQHNYTPYEGDESFLAEATPATTALWEKVMAGIRIENSTHAPVDFDTNIATTITAHDAGYIEQELEKIVGLQTDKPLKRALHPFGGINMIKSSFDAYGREMDADFEYQYTELRKTHNQGVFDAYSPDMLRCRKSGVLTGLPDGYGRGRIIGDYRRVALYGIRYLVREREQQFADLQSNLEWGQNLEATIRLREELSEHRRALLQMQEMAAKYGCDISRPARNAQEAVQWVYFAYLAAVKSQNGGAMSLGRTASFLDIYIERDFKAGLLNEQQAQELIDHFIMKIRMVRFLRTPEFDTLFSGDPIWATEVIGGMGLDGRTLVTKNSFRYLHTLHTMGPAPEPNLTVLWSEGLPIAFKKYAAQVSIVTSSLQYENDDLMRADFDSDDYAIACCVSPMVIGKQMQFFGARANLAKTLLYAINGGVDEKLKIQVGPKTAPLMDDVLDYDTVMESLDHFMDWLAVQYISALNIIHYMHDKYSYEASLMALHDRDVYRTMACGMAGLSVAADSLSAIKYARVKPIRDENGLAVDFEIEGDYPQYGNNDERVDSIACDLVERFMKKIKVLPTYRNAVPTQSILTITSNVVYGQKTGNTPDGRRAGTPFAPGANPMHGRDRKGAVASLTSVAKLPFTYAKDGISYTFSIVPAALGKEDSVRKTNLVGLLDGYFHHEAHVEGGQHLNVNVMNREMLMDAIEHPENYPNLTIRVSGYAVRFNALTREQQQDVISRTFTQAL; via the coding sequence ATGAAGGTAAATATCGATACCAGCGATATGCTGTATGCCGACGCGTGGCTTGGCTTTAAAGGTACGGACTGGAAAGAAGAAATTAATGTCCGTGATTTTATTCAGCATAACTACACGCCTTATGAAGGGGATGAATCTTTCCTCGCCGAAGCGACGCCAGCAACCACAGCATTGTGGGAAAAAGTGATGGCGGGCATCCGTATTGAAAACTCGACGCATGCGCCGGTTGATTTCGATACCAATATTGCCACCACGATTACCGCGCATGATGCCGGTTATATTGAACAAGAACTGGAAAAGATTGTCGGTCTGCAAACGGATAAGCCGCTCAAGCGTGCTCTGCATCCGTTTGGCGGCATCAACATGATCAAAAGCTCGTTTGATGCTTACGGTCGTGAAATGGATGCTGATTTTGAGTACCAGTATACCGAACTGCGTAAAACCCATAACCAGGGTGTGTTTGACGCCTATTCACCGGATATGCTGCGCTGCCGTAAGTCCGGCGTATTAACCGGTCTGCCGGATGGCTATGGCCGTGGTCGTATTATTGGTGATTACCGCCGCGTTGCGCTGTACGGTATTCGCTACCTGGTGCGCGAACGTGAGCAGCAGTTTGCCGATCTCCAGTCGAATCTGGAGTGGGGACAGAATCTGGAAGCGACGATTCGTCTGCGTGAAGAGCTGTCTGAGCACCGTCGTGCGTTGTTGCAAATGCAGGAAATGGCGGCGAAATACGGTTGCGATATCTCCCGTCCGGCGCGTAACGCGCAGGAAGCCGTGCAGTGGGTGTATTTTGCCTACCTGGCTGCGGTGAAATCGCAGAACGGCGGCGCGATGTCGCTGGGCCGTACTGCCTCGTTCCTCGACATCTACATCGAACGTGACTTCAAAGCTGGCCTCTTAAACGAACAGCAGGCGCAGGAACTGATCGACCACTTCATCATGAAGATCCGCATGGTGCGCTTCCTGCGTACTCCGGAATTCGACACCTTGTTCTCCGGCGATCCTATCTGGGCGACCGAAGTTATTGGTGGGATGGGGCTGGACGGCCGCACGCTGGTCACCAAAAACTCGTTCCGCTACCTGCATACGCTGCACACCATGGGACCGGCGCCAGAGCCGAACCTGACGGTGCTGTGGTCTGAAGGTTTACCGATTGCCTTCAAGAAATATGCCGCCCAGGTATCTATCGTCACCTCGTCTTTACAGTACGAAAACGATGATCTGATGCGTGCTGATTTTGACAGCGATGACTATGCCATCGCCTGCTGCGTCAGCCCGATGGTCATCGGCAAGCAAATGCAGTTCTTTGGCGCCCGTGCCAACCTCGCCAAAACGTTGCTGTACGCAATCAACGGTGGTGTGGATGAGAAGCTGAAAATCCAGGTCGGGCCGAAAACTGCGCCGCTAATGGATGACGTGCTGGATTACGATACGGTGATGGAGAGCCTGGACCACTTTATGGACTGGCTGGCTGTGCAGTACATCAGCGCACTGAACATCATTCACTACATGCACGACAAGTACAGCTACGAAGCCTCGCTGATGGCGCTGCACGATCGTGATGTTTATCGCACCATGGCATGCGGTATGGCGGGTCTGTCCGTCGCAGCGGATTCCCTGTCGGCTATCAAATATGCACGCGTCAAACCGATTCGTGATGAAAATGGTCTGGCGGTTGATTTCGAAATTGAAGGCGACTATCCGCAGTACGGTAACAACGATGAGCGCGTAGACAGCATTGCCTGCGATCTGGTTGAACGCTTTATGAAGAAAATTAAAGTGTTGCCAACCTATCGTAACGCAGTACCGACGCAGTCCATTCTGACTATCACCTCTAACGTGGTGTATGGCCAGAAAACCGGTAACACTCCGGACGGACGTCGCGCAGGTACACCGTTTGCACCAGGGGCAAACCCGATGCACGGACGCGACCGCAAAGGTGCTGTTGCATCGTTGACCTCGGTGGCCAAACTGCCGTTTACCTATGCCAAAGATGGTATCTCGTACACCTTCTCGATTGTGCCGGCAGCGCTGGGCAAAGAGGATAGCGTGCGTAAAACCAACCTGGTCGGTCTGTTGGACGGTTACTTCCATCATGAAGCACATGTCGAAGGCGGGCAGCACCTGAACGTTAACGTCATGAACCGCGAAATGCTGATGGATGCCATTGAGCACCCGGAAAACTATCCGAACCTGACGATCCGCGTGTCTGGTTATGCGGTGCGCTTTAACGCGCTGACTCGCGAACAGCAACAGGACGTTATTTCACGTACTTTCACCCAGGCGCTTTAA
- the tdcD gene encoding propionate kinase — protein sequence MNEFPVVLVINCGSSSIKFSVLDAANCDVLMAGIADGINSENAFIAINGGEPAKLAHHSYEDALKAIAVELEKRNLMNSVALIGHRIAHGGSIFTESAIITDEVIDNIRRVSPLAPLHNYANLSGIESAQHLFPGVQQVAVFDTSFHQTMEPEAYLYGLPWKYFEELGVRRYGFHGTSHRYVSQRAHELLGLQSDDSGLVVAHLGNGASICAVRNGQSVDTSMGMTPLEGLMMGTRSGDVDFGAMAWIASETNQTLSDLERVVNKESGLLGISGLSSDLRTLEKAWHEGHERAQLAIKTFVHRIARHIAGHAASLHRLDGIIFTGGIGENSVLIRRLVIEHLAVLGVNIDSEMNSLPNSHGERIISTNDARVICAVIPTNEEKMIARDAIHLGKINTPVEFA from the coding sequence ATGAATGAGTTTCCGGTAGTACTGGTTATTAATTGTGGTTCATCTTCCATTAAATTCTCAGTGCTGGATGCAGCCAACTGTGATGTTTTAATGGCGGGAATTGCAGACGGTATTAACTCTGAAAATGCGTTCATAGCAATTAATGGTGGAGAGCCAGCTAAGCTGGCTCACCACAGCTACGAAGACGCATTAAAAGCCATTGCCGTTGAACTGGAAAAACGTAATTTAATGAACAGCGTGGCCTTAATTGGCCACCGCATTGCCCACGGTGGAAGTATCTTTACGGAATCTGCGATAATTACTGATGAAGTTATCGACAATATTCGTCGGGTATCTCCTTTAGCACCATTACATAATTATGCGAACCTGAGCGGGATTGAATCCGCACAGCATCTTTTCCCTGGTGTGCAGCAAGTTGCGGTATTTGATACCAGCTTCCACCAGACGATGGAACCTGAAGCCTATCTGTACGGTTTACCGTGGAAATATTTTGAAGAGCTGGGCGTTCGTCGCTATGGCTTCCACGGCACGTCGCATCGCTATGTTTCTCAGCGAGCGCATGAATTACTCGGCCTGCAAAGTGATGATTCAGGCCTGGTTGTGGCGCACCTGGGTAACGGCGCTTCCATCTGTGCAGTCCGTAACGGGCAAAGTGTTGATACCTCAATGGGTATGACGCCGCTGGAAGGACTGATGATGGGCACGCGCAGCGGTGATGTGGACTTTGGCGCGATGGCATGGATTGCCAGCGAAACCAACCAGACGCTGAGCGACCTTGAGCGCGTAGTCAATAAAGAGTCTGGGTTGCTGGGTATTTCCGGTTTGTCCTCTGACTTACGTACGCTGGAGAAAGCCTGGCACGAAGGACATGAACGTGCGCAGTTGGCGATTAAAACCTTTGTGCATCGTATTGCACGCCATATCGCCGGACACGCCGCATCGTTACATCGTCTTGATGGGATTATTTTCACCGGCGGAATTGGTGAAAACTCAGTCTTAATTCGCCGTCTGGTGATTGAACATCTGGCCGTATTAGGTGTGAATATCGACAGCGAAATGAATAGTCTGCCAAATTCTCACGGCGAGAGAATTATTTCCACTAACGACGCTCGGGTTATTTGTGCGGTTATTCCGACGAACGAAGAGAAAATGATTGCTCGTGATGCCATTCATTTAGGCAAAATTAACACACCGGTAGAATTTGCATAA
- a CDS encoding ATP phosphoribosyltransferase regulatory subunit gives MPRKNRLFIEGIPHLVQLCGHNDETIFKGEDDYQHFYQCIDKALGIYAIKLHAYSLSSRRVFLFLSAPDKECLGRFMQFIAKGYTHYFNHCHQRHGTLWDSRYNCCPVEPNAYFLLTKKYVECHCVDETSHHSFAASPEARITPHEEYLRLGENAGQRSSVYQRFCLGMIVPAVITRIESSLVQNCLLATIHYSQTLEEKYQRNLRPRKSGRPRKHYQNPTADWEWLEKKAEYLLHQYCYKEIRMPLLERLEENATKSFCGGSHELMLNHQALFRGDGTMGCLRLLSQHQNLQTGTRLWYLGAMFRRQNQQNISQFHQLGVEAFGYPDIGIEIELISLQYEFFKSLQLLPFVELKINTLGSSDEFMQFRRHLKQYYQPMASLLNGRQLACLEHYPERLLTDNDNLMLRLAEKAPQLKTCISSKSHQRFTQLCNSLTTLNIPFTHDKNLFPVNDYNDQVFEWYADPLHHNKLLCRGGRYDNSASRLVGHPVSACGFAFMLEPIMQLLTSTRKSTDHGKHIDIVIIPSQERARDEAVLLGRRLRRSFPHLSILNDCSTLRLTTRQKNAQRQGARFILLMDSSDNDVTFCDEENHCWVQVPLHEVTAHLSLALMM, from the coding sequence ATGCCACGAAAAAATCGGCTTTTTATTGAAGGAATCCCTCACCTCGTACAATTGTGCGGACATAACGATGAAACTATTTTTAAAGGTGAAGATGATTACCAACATTTTTATCAATGTATTGATAAGGCATTGGGTATCTATGCGATAAAGCTACATGCCTATTCACTTTCATCAAGAAGGGTTTTTCTGTTTTTGTCAGCCCCTGATAAAGAATGCCTTGGGCGTTTTATGCAATTTATTGCCAAAGGATATACTCATTATTTCAATCACTGCCACCAACGACACGGTACGCTTTGGGATAGTCGATACAATTGCTGCCCTGTTGAACCCAATGCTTATTTTTTACTGACAAAAAAATATGTTGAATGCCACTGTGTGGATGAAACATCTCACCATAGTTTCGCCGCTTCACCTGAAGCGCGTATTACGCCACATGAGGAATACCTGCGTCTGGGAGAGAATGCGGGACAGCGTTCAAGTGTCTATCAGCGATTTTGCCTGGGGATGATTGTTCCGGCAGTGATAACCCGCATTGAATCGTCACTGGTGCAAAATTGCTTATTGGCAACGATCCACTATTCTCAGACGCTGGAAGAAAAGTATCAGCGAAATCTGCGTCCACGAAAAAGTGGTCGCCCTCGTAAGCATTACCAGAATCCCACTGCAGATTGGGAGTGGCTCGAAAAAAAAGCGGAGTACTTGTTGCATCAGTACTGCTATAAGGAGATCCGTATGCCACTTCTTGAACGGCTTGAAGAAAACGCAACTAAATCTTTCTGTGGCGGAAGTCATGAGTTAATGCTCAATCACCAGGCATTATTTCGGGGTGATGGAACTATGGGATGTCTGCGTCTTCTTTCGCAACATCAGAATTTACAAACAGGTACCCGATTATGGTATCTAGGAGCTATGTTCCGCCGTCAGAACCAACAAAATATCAGCCAGTTTCATCAATTAGGCGTGGAAGCTTTTGGCTATCCAGATATCGGAATCGAGATTGAACTCATCTCGTTACAGTATGAGTTTTTTAAATCGCTACAGCTGCTGCCATTTGTCGAACTCAAAATAAATACATTAGGTAGTTCGGATGAGTTTATGCAATTTCGCCGTCATCTGAAGCAATACTATCAACCGATGGCATCGTTACTTAATGGCAGGCAATTAGCCTGTCTGGAACACTATCCTGAGCGTTTATTGACTGATAACGATAATCTTATGTTGCGATTGGCAGAAAAGGCACCGCAACTCAAAACGTGTATATCATCGAAATCTCACCAGCGTTTTACTCAGCTTTGCAACTCGCTTACCACACTGAATATCCCCTTTACCCACGACAAGAATCTTTTTCCCGTTAATGACTACAATGACCAGGTTTTCGAGTGGTACGCAGATCCATTGCACCATAATAAATTACTCTGCCGAGGTGGGCGCTACGATAATAGTGCCAGTCGGTTAGTCGGGCATCCCGTTTCTGCATGCGGCTTCGCATTTATGCTGGAACCAATCATGCAGTTGTTAACCAGTACGAGGAAAAGCACTGATCATGGGAAGCATATCGACATTGTCATCATTCCCAGCCAAGAGCGAGCACGGGATGAGGCAGTATTATTAGGCCGCCGGCTCCGGCGTAGCTTCCCGCATTTGAGCATTCTCAACGATTGCTCCACGCTGCGTCTGACTACCCGGCAGAAGAACGCTCAGCGTCAGGGGGCTCGTTTTATTTTGCTGATGGATAGTAGCGACAATGATGTCACCTTTTGCGATGAAGAAAACCATTGCTGGGTACAAGTTCCTCTTCATGAAGTGACGGCACATTTGAGTCTGGCGTTGATGATGTAA
- the tdcB gene encoding bifunctional threonine ammonia-lyase/L-serine ammonia-lyase TdcB, whose protein sequence is MHITYDLPVAIEDILEAKKRLAGKIYKTGMPRSNYFSERCKGEIFLKFENMQRTGSFKIRGAFNKLSSLTEAERCKGVVACSAGNHAQGVSLSCAMLGIDGKVVMPKGAPKSKVAATCDYSAEVVLHGDNFNDTIAKVSEIVETEGRIFIPPYDDPKVIAGQGTIGLEILEDLYDVDNVIVPIGGGGLIAGIAVAIKSINPTIKIIGVQSENVHGMAASFHAGEITTHRTTGTLADGCDVSRPGTLTYEIVRELVDDIVLVSEDEIRNSMVALIQRNKVVTEGAGALACAALLSGKLDSYIQNRKTVSIISGGNIDLSRVSQITGLVDA, encoded by the coding sequence ATGCACATTACATACGATCTCCCGGTTGCAATTGAAGATATCCTCGAAGCGAAAAAAAGACTGGCGGGGAAAATTTATAAAACGGGAATGCCTCGCTCGAACTATTTTAGTGAACGTTGCAAAGGGGAAATTTTCCTCAAGTTTGAAAACATGCAGCGTACCGGTTCATTTAAAATCCGCGGTGCTTTTAACAAACTCAGTTCTTTAACTGAAGCTGAAAGATGCAAAGGCGTGGTGGCGTGTTCTGCAGGTAACCATGCGCAAGGTGTTTCCCTCTCTTGTGCGATGCTCGGTATCGACGGAAAAGTAGTTATGCCAAAAGGCGCACCGAAGTCTAAAGTGGCTGCCACCTGTGACTACTCTGCAGAAGTTGTGCTGCACGGTGACAACTTTAACGACACTATCGCCAAGGTGAGCGAAATTGTTGAGACTGAAGGCCGCATCTTTATTCCTCCTTATGATGATCCGAAAGTAATTGCCGGCCAGGGGACAATTGGTCTGGAAATTCTGGAAGATCTGTACGATGTCGATAACGTGATTGTGCCAATTGGCGGCGGCGGATTGATTGCTGGTATTGCTGTAGCGATTAAATCCATCAACCCGACAATTAAAATCATTGGCGTACAGTCTGAAAACGTTCACGGCATGGCGGCTTCTTTCCACGCTGGAGAAATAACCACGCACCGAACGACCGGCACCCTGGCGGATGGTTGTGACGTCTCCCGCCCGGGTACTTTGACCTATGAAATCGTTCGTGAGTTAGTGGATGACATCGTCCTGGTCAGCGAAGATGAAATTCGCAACAGTATGGTGGCATTAATTCAGCGAAATAAAGTTGTGACAGAAGGCGCTGGTGCGCTGGCATGTGCTGCATTATTAAGCGGGAAATTAGATAGCTATATCCAGAACAGAAAAACAGTCAGTATTATTTCTGGCGGTAATATCGATCTTTCTCGTGTATCCCAAATTACTGGTTTAGTTGACGCTTAA